A stretch of Thermococcus bergensis DNA encodes these proteins:
- a CDS encoding gamma-glutamylcyclotransferase family protein: protein MSVKIAVYGTLRKGKPLHGYLEDAIFLGEDWIKGYELYVDGLPYAVKGSGKLKVEIWEVDEKTFELLNNIEVGAGYMPVEVNTEFGEAILWEWKYEPSGKRIESGDFDDAGIW from the coding sequence ATGTCAGTTAAAATAGCTGTTTATGGAACTTTGAGAAAGGGAAAGCCTCTACATGGATATCTGGAAGATGCAATTTTCCTTGGGGAAGACTGGATCAAGGGCTATGAGCTCTACGTTGATGGATTGCCTTATGCAGTTAAAGGCTCTGGAAAGTTAAAAGTTGAGATTTGGGAGGTTGATGAGAAAACCTTCGAGCTACTCAACAACATAGAGGTCGGTGCTGGATATATGCCCGTTGAAGTCAACACAGAGTTCGGCGAGGCCATTCTATGGGAGTGGAAGTATGAACCAAGTGGGAAAAGAATAGAAAGTGGAGATTTTGATGATGCTGGAATATGGTAG
- a CDS encoding MBL fold metallo-hydrolase, whose protein sequence is MKITVFDGADTIGGTKIHVEEGENGLFLDFGMNFAKYSQYYEEFISERTARGIYDLWRLGMIPKLNIYRKDLIPEDLFREVGRFPRPKVDAILISHAHLDHVGNVALLDKNIPIVGSPTTISIIKALNDTAAGGSHFGMESPYYKVRVRKDEEGYVLEADRKSHYFSRDVILTEDSQDLSDFLFYRPGQESPRAKKILPGDVKTVNEEDLGFEIKPFNVDHSIYGATAYIIEGEISLAYTGDFRLHGKNGDKTRKFIKEAKNVSILITEGTRVGREEHENVSEEEVYKNALKIAEEAKGLVVADFSARNFERLENFKEIAEKTGRELVITAKDAYFLHALKLVDGVDRLAGLRIYGNFKATRQKWEEIVVWGNYAEQYASPFEIRKGQENYILCFSFYDMPHLLDVMPNGGVYIYSSSEAFTEEQTFSFLRLWNWLQYFGFEVHGFRVDAEGKPIFERGLHASGHVSREELEKVIDEIDPDYIIPVHTESREWFKENWEEKTVILKNGGSWEV, encoded by the coding sequence ATGAAAATAACCGTTTTCGATGGTGCCGATACTATTGGTGGAACAAAGATTCACGTTGAAGAAGGTGAAAATGGTCTCTTCCTGGACTTTGGAATGAATTTTGCAAAGTATTCTCAATATTATGAAGAATTCATAAGCGAAAGAACAGCTAGGGGAATTTATGACCTCTGGCGTCTTGGGATGATACCAAAGCTCAACATCTATCGAAAAGATCTAATTCCAGAAGATCTTTTCCGTGAGGTTGGAAGATTCCCAAGGCCCAAGGTTGATGCAATCCTCATAAGTCACGCTCACCTAGACCACGTTGGAAACGTGGCCCTTCTTGACAAAAACATTCCTATAGTGGGCTCTCCAACGACAATATCGATAATTAAGGCTTTGAATGACACGGCAGCTGGTGGGAGCCATTTTGGCATGGAGTCCCCATATTACAAAGTTAGAGTGAGGAAGGATGAGGAAGGTTATGTTTTGGAGGCAGACAGGAAGTCCCATTACTTCTCGAGGGATGTCATCCTCACTGAAGACTCACAAGACCTCTCGGATTTCCTCTTTTACAGGCCTGGACAGGAATCTCCAAGAGCTAAGAAAATTTTGCCCGGTGATGTGAAAACCGTCAATGAGGAAGATTTAGGATTTGAAATTAAGCCATTTAATGTGGATCACTCAATTTACGGTGCAACGGCTTACATAATTGAAGGGGAGATAAGCTTGGCCTATACTGGGGACTTTCGATTACATGGCAAAAATGGCGACAAAACCAGAAAGTTCATCAAAGAAGCAAAAAACGTGAGCATTTTGATAACTGAGGGCACAAGAGTTGGCAGGGAGGAGCATGAAAATGTTTCTGAAGAGGAGGTTTATAAGAATGCTCTAAAGATAGCTGAAGAGGCCAAGGGTCTTGTTGTGGCTGATTTTTCAGCGAGAAATTTCGAACGACTTGAGAACTTTAAGGAAATCGCAGAAAAAACAGGACGAGAGCTTGTGATAACCGCAAAAGATGCGTACTTTCTCCATGCGCTAAAACTTGTTGATGGTGTTGATAGACTTGCAGGTCTCAGGATCTATGGAAACTTTAAAGCCACACGCCAAAAGTGGGAGGAGATAGTGGTTTGGGGCAATTATGCTGAGCAGTATGCTTCTCCATTCGAAATCAGAAAAGGACAAGAAAACTACATTCTCTGCTTTTCATTCTACGATATGCCCCATCTATTGGATGTGATGCCCAATGGAGGGGTTTACATCTATTCATCAAGTGAAGCCTTTACCGAGGAACAGACGTTTAGTTTCCTTCGCCTCTGGAACTGGCTTCAGTATTTTGGCTTTGAAGTCCATGGATTCAGGGTTGATGCTGAAGGAAAGCCAATATTTGAAAGGGGGCTCCACGCTTCAGGACACGTTTCTAGGGAAGAATTAGAAAAAGTAATTGATGAGATTGATCCCGATTACATCATCCCCGTCCACACGGAAAGCCGGGAGTGGTTTAAAGAGAACTGGGAAGAAAAAACTGTTATTTTAAAAAATGGTGGTAGTTGGGAGGTTTAA
- a CDS encoding class I SAM-dependent methyltransferase, whose amino-acid sequence MHELYTVLAEYYDAIYRKRAERVKMEIDFVEEIFKKDAKREVKRILDLACGTGIPTLELAERGYDVIGLDLHEEMLKVARRKAEERDLGVEFLQGDALEITFENEFDAITMFFSSIMYFDEKNLKKLFNGVVKALRPGGVFIADFPCWFYGGSNGPIVWDEQKGEEKLVITDWREVEPAFQKLRFKRLVQITKPNGDTKAFFVDDELQIYTPREMRLLAREHFSEVRIYGNLKRELAPNDRRYWLVGIN is encoded by the coding sequence ATGCACGAGCTCTACACGGTTCTGGCAGAGTATTATGATGCCATCTATCGAAAAAGGGCTGAGAGAGTTAAGATGGAGATCGACTTTGTTGAGGAAATATTTAAAAAAGATGCAAAGCGAGAAGTAAAGCGAATCCTCGATTTGGCCTGTGGAACGGGGATTCCAACCCTTGAGCTCGCAGAGAGGGGCTATGATGTTATTGGCTTAGACCTGCATGAAGAAATGCTTAAAGTTGCAAGACGAAAAGCCGAAGAAAGAGATTTAGGCGTTGAGTTCCTTCAAGGAGATGCCCTTGAAATAACCTTCGAGAATGAATTCGATGCTATTACAATGTTCTTCTCCAGCATCATGTATTTCGATGAGAAGAACCTTAAGAAGCTATTTAATGGTGTTGTTAAAGCTCTTAGGCCAGGAGGAGTGTTCATCGCAGACTTTCCATGCTGGTTCTATGGAGGGAGCAACGGCCCAATAGTGTGGGACGAGCAAAAAGGTGAAGAAAAGCTGGTAATTACAGATTGGCGTGAGGTAGAGCCAGCTTTCCAAAAGCTCCGCTTCAAGAGGCTCGTGCAGATAACTAAGCCAAATGGAGATACTAAAGCGTTTTTCGTTGATGACGAGCTCCAAATCTACACCCCAAGAGAAATGAGGCTTCTAGCAAGAGAGCACTTTAGCGAAGTTAGAATCTACGGAAATTTAAAGAGAGAACTTGCCCCAAATGACAGAAGATACTGGCTTGTTGGAATTAACTGA